The following coding sequences lie in one Crassostrea angulata isolate pt1a10 chromosome 10, ASM2561291v2, whole genome shotgun sequence genomic window:
- the LOC128164737 gene encoding dual specificity mitogen-activated protein kinase kinase 6-like isoform X1, which produces MMANPIQVNFNSGINGSPKETPRKGKRRPPGLQFKIEQPKEDVPPPPVPPIQDSKVKIMYEGKEFEIDACDLITIRNLGRGAYGIVDLVRHRTSGAVLAVKRIPMTVNSQEQKRLLMDLDVNMRSGSCPYTVTFYGALFREGDVWIVMEVMDAPLDKFYKKIYENKDRIPEDVLSIVAFSVVKALHYLQSELKVIHRDVKPSNILINEKGQVKICDFGISGYLVDSVAKTIDAGCKPYMAPERINPESGQKGYDIRSDVWSLGITMIELATGQFPYPTWKTPFEQLKQVVQDPPPTLPKEEFSAEFEDFITKCLQKSVTTRPNYVELLKHSFIKRGEEKQGELADYVKSVFEKYGNPNAESIERS; this is translated from the exons ATGATGGCTAATCCAATCCAAGTAAACTTTAACTCGGGGATTAATGGGTCACCGAAGGAGACACCAAGAAAAG GTAAAAGACGGCCCCCAGGCTTGCAGTTTAAAATTGAGCAGCCAAAGGAAGATGTACCACCCCCACCGGT GCCTCCAATTCAGGACTCCAAGGTGAAGATCATGTATGAGGGGAAGGAGTTTGAGATAGATGCCTGTGACTTGATCACCATCCGGAATCTTGGGCGGGGTGCCTATGGCATCGTAGACCTGGTGAGACACCGCACCAGTGGGGCCGTTCTCGCTGTCAAG AGAATTCCTATGACAGTTAACAGCCAGGAGCAGAAGCGACTCCTGATGGATCTAGACGTGAACATGAGGAGTGGATCCTGTCCATATACCGTCACTTTTTATGGTGCCCTGTTCAGAGAG GGAGATGTGTGGATTGTTATGGAAGTGATGGATGCTCCACTGGACAAATTCTACAAGAAGATTTATGAGAATAAGGACCGTATTCCAGAGGATGTTCTCAGCATTGTTGCTTTCTCT GTAGTGAAGGCACTGCATTACCTACAGTCTGAGCTAAAGGTCATCCACAGGGATGTGAAGCCCTCCAATATATTGATCAACGAGAAGGGCCAGGTGAAGATCTGTGACTTTGGAATCAGTGGTTACTTGGTGGACTCTGTGGCCAAAACAATAGATGCTGGCTGCAAACCGTACATGGCA CCAGAGAGAATTAATCCAGAGTCTGGACAAAAAGGCTATGATATCCGGTCTGATGTGTGGAGTCTGGGAATCACCATG atcgaGTTGGCCACTGGTCAGTTCCCGTACCCGACTTGGAAGACCCCTTTTGAGCAGCTGAAGCAGGTGGTACAGGACCCCCCTCCTACCCTACCCAAAGAGGAATTTTCTGCTGAGTTTGAAGACTTCATCACCAAATG CTTACAGAAAAGTGTAACAACACGTCCGAATTATGTGGAACTCCTCAAACATTCCTTCATCAAGAGGGGTGAGGAGAAGCAGGGTGAACTAGCGGACTATGTCAAATCTGTATTTGAGAAGTATGGCAACCCAAATGCTGAGTCTATAGAAAGGTCTTAA
- the LOC128164737 gene encoding dual specificity mitogen-activated protein kinase kinase 6-like isoform X3: MPGKRRPPGLQFKIEQPKEDVPPPPVPPIQDSKVKIMYEGKEFEIDACDLITIRNLGRGAYGIVDLVRHRTSGAVLAVKRIPMTVNSQEQKRLLMDLDVNMRSGSCPYTVTFYGALFREGDVWIVMEVMDAPLDKFYKKIYENKDRIPEDVLSIVAFSVVKALHYLQSELKVIHRDVKPSNILINEKGQVKICDFGISGYLVDSVAKTIDAGCKPYMAPERINPESGQKGYDIRSDVWSLGITMIELATGQFPYPTWKTPFEQLKQVVQDPPPTLPKEEFSAEFEDFITKCLQKSVTTRPNYVELLKHSFIKRGEEKQGELADYVKSVFEKYGNPNAESIERS; encoded by the exons ATGCCAG GTAAAAGACGGCCCCCAGGCTTGCAGTTTAAAATTGAGCAGCCAAAGGAAGATGTACCACCCCCACCGGT GCCTCCAATTCAGGACTCCAAGGTGAAGATCATGTATGAGGGGAAGGAGTTTGAGATAGATGCCTGTGACTTGATCACCATCCGGAATCTTGGGCGGGGTGCCTATGGCATCGTAGACCTGGTGAGACACCGCACCAGTGGGGCCGTTCTCGCTGTCAAG AGAATTCCTATGACAGTTAACAGCCAGGAGCAGAAGCGACTCCTGATGGATCTAGACGTGAACATGAGGAGTGGATCCTGTCCATATACCGTCACTTTTTATGGTGCCCTGTTCAGAGAG GGAGATGTGTGGATTGTTATGGAAGTGATGGATGCTCCACTGGACAAATTCTACAAGAAGATTTATGAGAATAAGGACCGTATTCCAGAGGATGTTCTCAGCATTGTTGCTTTCTCT GTAGTGAAGGCACTGCATTACCTACAGTCTGAGCTAAAGGTCATCCACAGGGATGTGAAGCCCTCCAATATATTGATCAACGAGAAGGGCCAGGTGAAGATCTGTGACTTTGGAATCAGTGGTTACTTGGTGGACTCTGTGGCCAAAACAATAGATGCTGGCTGCAAACCGTACATGGCA CCAGAGAGAATTAATCCAGAGTCTGGACAAAAAGGCTATGATATCCGGTCTGATGTGTGGAGTCTGGGAATCACCATG atcgaGTTGGCCACTGGTCAGTTCCCGTACCCGACTTGGAAGACCCCTTTTGAGCAGCTGAAGCAGGTGGTACAGGACCCCCCTCCTACCCTACCCAAAGAGGAATTTTCTGCTGAGTTTGAAGACTTCATCACCAAATG CTTACAGAAAAGTGTAACAACACGTCCGAATTATGTGGAACTCCTCAAACATTCCTTCATCAAGAGGGGTGAGGAGAAGCAGGGTGAACTAGCGGACTATGTCAAATCTGTATTTGAGAAGTATGGCAACCCAAATGCTGAGTCTATAGAAAGGTCTTAA
- the LOC128164737 gene encoding dual specificity mitogen-activated protein kinase kinase 6-like isoform X2: MSGRIMKLKGKRRPPGLQFKIEQPKEDVPPPPVPPIQDSKVKIMYEGKEFEIDACDLITIRNLGRGAYGIVDLVRHRTSGAVLAVKRIPMTVNSQEQKRLLMDLDVNMRSGSCPYTVTFYGALFREGDVWIVMEVMDAPLDKFYKKIYENKDRIPEDVLSIVAFSVVKALHYLQSELKVIHRDVKPSNILINEKGQVKICDFGISGYLVDSVAKTIDAGCKPYMAPERINPESGQKGYDIRSDVWSLGITMIELATGQFPYPTWKTPFEQLKQVVQDPPPTLPKEEFSAEFEDFITKCLQKSVTTRPNYVELLKHSFIKRGEEKQGELADYVKSVFEKYGNPNAESIERS, from the exons ATGTCTGGAAGAATAATGAAGTTGAAAG GTAAAAGACGGCCCCCAGGCTTGCAGTTTAAAATTGAGCAGCCAAAGGAAGATGTACCACCCCCACCGGT GCCTCCAATTCAGGACTCCAAGGTGAAGATCATGTATGAGGGGAAGGAGTTTGAGATAGATGCCTGTGACTTGATCACCATCCGGAATCTTGGGCGGGGTGCCTATGGCATCGTAGACCTGGTGAGACACCGCACCAGTGGGGCCGTTCTCGCTGTCAAG AGAATTCCTATGACAGTTAACAGCCAGGAGCAGAAGCGACTCCTGATGGATCTAGACGTGAACATGAGGAGTGGATCCTGTCCATATACCGTCACTTTTTATGGTGCCCTGTTCAGAGAG GGAGATGTGTGGATTGTTATGGAAGTGATGGATGCTCCACTGGACAAATTCTACAAGAAGATTTATGAGAATAAGGACCGTATTCCAGAGGATGTTCTCAGCATTGTTGCTTTCTCT GTAGTGAAGGCACTGCATTACCTACAGTCTGAGCTAAAGGTCATCCACAGGGATGTGAAGCCCTCCAATATATTGATCAACGAGAAGGGCCAGGTGAAGATCTGTGACTTTGGAATCAGTGGTTACTTGGTGGACTCTGTGGCCAAAACAATAGATGCTGGCTGCAAACCGTACATGGCA CCAGAGAGAATTAATCCAGAGTCTGGACAAAAAGGCTATGATATCCGGTCTGATGTGTGGAGTCTGGGAATCACCATG atcgaGTTGGCCACTGGTCAGTTCCCGTACCCGACTTGGAAGACCCCTTTTGAGCAGCTGAAGCAGGTGGTACAGGACCCCCCTCCTACCCTACCCAAAGAGGAATTTTCTGCTGAGTTTGAAGACTTCATCACCAAATG CTTACAGAAAAGTGTAACAACACGTCCGAATTATGTGGAACTCCTCAAACATTCCTTCATCAAGAGGGGTGAGGAGAAGCAGGGTGAACTAGCGGACTATGTCAAATCTGTATTTGAGAAGTATGGCAACCCAAATGCTGAGTCTATAGAAAGGTCTTAA